The Pseudobythopirellula maris genome has a window encoding:
- the aroE gene encoding shikimate dehydrogenase, protein MICVSIGRSRHKHMLAEHRHLVDQGAQLVELRLDYLSTRVNIARLLADRPCPVIVTCRREADGGKYTGTEEHRLTLLREAIVAGVEYIDLEDDIASQVPRFGKTKRIISHHNFRNTPENLDELHAELAGLDADIVKIATMAQKTRDNTRVLELIKKHDKPTVAMCMGDIGTPSRILGAKFGAPFTYATFHHERALAPGQLSFQQMTEIFHYEKINADTDLYGVIADPVGHSLSPLIHNAQLREHDLNSVYLPFRVPVDSLADFVEDVPRLGIKGLSVTIPHKEAIARHLTKVDPAAKGIGAVNTVVFRDGQVIGYNTDYKGAMDCLEKVLGHDSAEKPDAPSPLAGRRALVLGAGGAGRAVVYGLKKRGAAITIASRTKARSEKLAKEFECRAVDWNARHNAAPEVLVNCSPIGMHPNVDETPFSKAYLRPGMIVFDTVYNPESTLLVKEAREHGCRVATGVEMFVNQAALQYKLFTGQEASKELMRDTIKRAIGPVKF, encoded by the coding sequence ATGATTTGCGTAAGCATCGGCCGCAGCCGGCACAAGCACATGCTCGCCGAACACCGCCACCTGGTCGACCAGGGGGCGCAGCTGGTGGAGTTGCGGCTCGATTATCTGAGCACGCGGGTGAACATCGCGAGGCTGCTGGCCGACCGGCCTTGCCCGGTGATCGTCACCTGCCGTCGCGAGGCGGACGGCGGCAAGTACACCGGCACCGAGGAGCACCGGCTCACGCTGCTCAGAGAGGCGATCGTCGCGGGTGTGGAGTACATCGACCTGGAGGACGACATCGCCTCGCAGGTGCCGCGGTTCGGCAAGACCAAGCGGATCATCAGCCACCACAACTTCCGCAACACGCCGGAGAACCTCGACGAGCTGCACGCCGAGCTCGCGGGGCTCGACGCCGACATCGTGAAGATCGCCACGATGGCGCAGAAGACGCGCGACAACACGCGGGTGCTCGAGCTGATCAAGAAGCACGACAAGCCCACGGTGGCGATGTGCATGGGCGACATCGGCACGCCGTCGCGGATCCTCGGCGCCAAGTTCGGGGCGCCCTTCACGTACGCCACGTTCCACCACGAGCGCGCCCTGGCGCCCGGTCAGCTGAGCTTCCAGCAGATGACCGAGATCTTCCACTACGAGAAGATCAACGCCGACACGGATCTGTACGGCGTGATTGCCGACCCGGTAGGCCACAGCCTCAGCCCGTTGATCCACAACGCCCAGCTGCGGGAGCACGACCTCAACTCGGTCTACTTGCCGTTCCGCGTGCCGGTCGACTCGTTGGCCGATTTCGTCGAGGACGTGCCGCGGCTGGGGATCAAGGGCCTGAGCGTGACGATCCCGCACAAGGAGGCGATCGCCCGCCACCTGACGAAGGTCGACCCGGCGGCCAAGGGGATCGGGGCGGTCAACACGGTCGTTTTCCGTGACGGTCAGGTGATCGGCTACAACACCGATTACAAGGGGGCGATGGACTGTCTCGAGAAGGTGCTCGGGCACGACTCGGCCGAGAAGCCCGACGCCCCCAGCCCGCTCGCCGGACGGCGCGCGCTGGTGCTCGGCGCGGGCGGCGCCGGGCGAGCGGTGGTGTACGGCCTGAAGAAACGCGGCGCGGCGATCACGATCGCCAGCCGCACGAAGGCCCGCTCCGAGAAGCTCGCCAAGGAGTTCGAGTGCCGTGCGGTCGACTGGAACGCCCGCCACAACGCCGCCCCCGAGGTGCTCGTGAACTGCTCGCCGATCGGCATGCACCCGAACGTCGACGAGACGCCCTTCAGCAAGGCTTACCTCAGGCCCGGCATGATCGTGTTCGACACGGTCTACAACCCGGAGTCGACCTTGCTCGTGAAGGAGGCCCGCGAGCACGGCTGCCGCGTGGCGACCGGCGTCGAGATGTTCGTCAACCAGGCGGCTTTGCAGTACAAGCTCTTCACCGGCCAGGAGGCCTCGAAAGAGCTGATGCGCGACACGATCAAGCGGGCGATCGGCCCCGTGAAGTTCTAG
- a CDS encoding two-component system sensor histidine kinase NtrB, with translation MEPTPRNSPPQPPPRGDEPPTTQQTVQRLMDQYAEIARLAGGLAHEIKNPLSTIRLNMQLLAEDLLPDGWDENDEDARPLSPAELRARKRIEAVQRECARLHDLLDDFLVYAKTRRLTLEPRDLNVEIADTLDFFEPECEAAGIEIVPYLEADLPGVMLDREAFRGALMNLLINAKQAMQDGGQIVVQTRSHGSAVSVYLTDTGSGMDDATAGRMFEAFYSTKSGGSGLGLPTTLKLIEAHGGTIAVQSELGRGTRFTIELPAVARLAADGRG, from the coding sequence ATGGAGCCCACGCCCCGCAACAGCCCGCCGCAGCCGCCCCCCCGGGGCGACGAACCGCCGACCACGCAGCAGACGGTCCAGCGGCTGATGGACCAGTACGCCGAGATCGCCCGGCTCGCCGGCGGCCTGGCGCACGAGATCAAGAACCCGCTCTCGACGATCCGGCTGAACATGCAGCTGCTGGCCGAGGACCTGCTTCCTGACGGCTGGGACGAGAACGACGAGGACGCCCGGCCCCTCTCGCCCGCCGAGCTGCGCGCTCGCAAGCGGATCGAGGCGGTGCAGCGCGAGTGCGCCCGGCTGCACGACCTGCTCGACGACTTTTTGGTCTACGCCAAGACACGGCGGCTGACGCTCGAGCCGCGCGACCTGAACGTCGAGATCGCCGACACGCTCGACTTCTTCGAGCCGGAGTGCGAGGCCGCCGGGATCGAGATCGTGCCCTATCTCGAGGCCGACCTGCCGGGCGTGATGCTCGACCGCGAGGCGTTCCGCGGCGCCCTGATGAACCTGCTGATCAACGCCAAGCAGGCGATGCAGGATGGCGGGCAGATCGTCGTGCAGACCCGCTCGCACGGCTCGGCCGTGTCGGTCTACCTCACCGACACCGGCTCGGGCATGGACGACGCCACGGCGGGCCGCATGTTCGAGGCTTTTTACTCCACCAAATCGGGCGGTTCGGGCCTGGGGCTGCCGACCACGCTCAAGCTGATCGAGGCCCACGGCGGCACGATCGCCGTCCAGAGCGAACTGGGCCGCGGCACACGGTTCACAATCGAGCTGCCGGCCGTGGCCCGCCTGGCGGCGGATGGGAGGGGCTAG
- a CDS encoding prepilin peptidase: MDWLLTIPLAVRVAVVFFAAASVATLLNAATYAWAWRPRQFSPWQGEAEGVAPRTWADRLPVIGWLRLRRDAAVLGRGYWVRPMLVEALFGAALAWLYAFEVDGLGLIVEQSPAARLDPAPLAWATHATFAAHALLACLMLVATLIDIDDKIIPDEVTVPGTLLGLVLMTLAPLALPPNIQESGAQPPASVELATAVGAPLRGMAGDPVRLVPTHVAAPRVWPEALAGFPQGSGSLLLGLGCYWLWCFALTTRIWRARGGVLRGLGVLLVRVGRDLRSTPLREILIVGSLLIAMAWRVGGGAWQGLLTALVGMVLSGGLVWLVRLIGSAALGKEAMGFGDVTLMMMIGAFLGWQAGLMIFFLAPFAGLVIGVMQLVLRRDDVIPYGPFLCLAAAFVVVRWPHLWERTEPLFDAGPLVPVVLLVCLVMLGVLLALWRQVKVRLLGVSED, translated from the coding sequence ATGGATTGGCTCCTCACGATCCCGCTCGCCGTGCGCGTGGCGGTGGTGTTTTTTGCGGCGGCGTCGGTCGCGACCCTGCTCAACGCGGCGACCTACGCCTGGGCGTGGCGGCCCCGACAATTCTCACCGTGGCAGGGCGAGGCCGAGGGCGTCGCCCCGCGCACTTGGGCCGATCGGCTGCCGGTGATCGGCTGGCTGAGATTGCGTCGCGACGCCGCCGTCCTAGGCCGCGGCTATTGGGTGAGGCCGATGCTCGTCGAGGCGCTGTTCGGCGCGGCGCTCGCTTGGCTTTACGCCTTCGAGGTCGACGGGCTCGGATTGATCGTCGAGCAATCGCCCGCCGCCAGGCTCGACCCGGCGCCGCTCGCCTGGGCCACGCACGCCACGTTCGCGGCCCACGCCTTGCTGGCCTGCTTGATGTTAGTCGCCACACTGATCGACATCGACGACAAGATCATCCCCGACGAGGTGACCGTCCCCGGCACGCTCTTGGGTTTGGTGCTGATGACCCTCGCGCCGCTCGCGCTGCCGCCCAACATCCAAGAAAGCGGCGCCCAACCGCCGGCGAGCGTCGAGCTGGCGACCGCCGTGGGGGCGCCGCTGCGCGGCATGGCGGGCGACCCGGTCCGGCTTGTACCGACGCACGTGGCGGCTCCGCGCGTGTGGCCCGAGGCTCTGGCCGGTTTTCCCCAGGGGAGCGGCTCGCTGCTGCTGGGGCTCGGCTGCTACTGGCTGTGGTGCTTCGCGCTCACGACGCGCATCTGGCGCGCCCGCGGCGGCGTGCTGCGTGGGCTCGGGGTGCTGCTGGTGCGGGTCGGCCGCGACCTGCGCAGCACGCCGCTGCGCGAGATCCTGATCGTCGGCTCGCTGCTGATCGCGATGGCGTGGCGCGTCGGCGGCGGGGCGTGGCAGGGGCTGCTCACCGCGCTGGTGGGCATGGTTCTGAGCGGCGGGCTGGTGTGGCTCGTGCGACTGATCGGATCGGCCGCCTTGGGCAAGGAGGCGATGGGCTTTGGCGACGTGACGCTGATGATGATGATCGGCGCGTTCCTCGGCTGGCAGGCGGGGCTGATGATCTTCTTCCTCGCCCCGTTCGCGGGGCTGGTGATCGGCGTGATGCAGCTCGTGCTGCGCCGCGACGACGTGATCCCCTACGGCCCGTTCCTCTGCCTGGCGGCGGCGTTCGTTGTCGTGCGTTGGCCGCACTTGTGGGAGCGGACCGAGCCGCTTTTCGACGCCGGGCCGCTCGTGCCGGTTGTGCTGCTTGTCTGCCTCGTGATGCTAGGCGTGTTGCTCGCTCTTTGGCGTCAGGTGAAGGTGCGGCTGCTGGGAGTGAGCGAGGATTGA
- a CDS encoding sigma-54-dependent transcriptional regulator: MAKEKPQAQAGPPIRVLVVDNDAAHADAMAESLRKVGYECSVTERGEEAAEMLGRGSYEIVVTDLVMPGIGGLELLDRVKETLPDAEVILVTGHGTVESAVEAMRRGAFNYLLKPLDLAQLRAVVDNAARSQHLRRANAELRRRLDERFGFEGVVGNSEPMRRVIERLARIAPTDATVLIQGDTGCGKELVAQAIHQNSPRKSRPFVALNCGALSENILESELFGHVKGAFTDASHDRVGKFEYADGGTLLLDEVGDMPLPTQIKLLRVLESGEITRVGSNEPKKVDVRILSATNRDLEASIAEGTFREDLYHRLKVVTVRLPRLAERREDLPLLLDHFLKTQSKHHHKEIGSVSTAARRRLMAYDWPGNVRELKNAVESMVVVDLDGVLDLDDLPEQFYTPGEAGEATESGAGVGGGDALADLVGKPISAIEGLFIGETLKVTGGNREEAAKMLGIGERTLYRKIKEYGLN, encoded by the coding sequence ATGGCAAAGGAGAAACCACAGGCCCAGGCGGGGCCGCCGATCCGGGTGCTGGTTGTCGACAACGACGCGGCGCACGCCGACGCGATGGCCGAGAGCCTGCGCAAGGTCGGCTACGAGTGCTCGGTCACCGAGCGCGGCGAGGAGGCGGCCGAGATGCTCGGCCGCGGCTCTTACGAGATCGTCGTCACGGACCTCGTGATGCCGGGCATCGGCGGGCTCGAGCTCTTGGACCGGGTCAAGGAGACGCTGCCCGACGCCGAGGTGATCCTCGTGACCGGCCACGGCACGGTCGAGTCGGCGGTCGAGGCGATGCGCCGCGGGGCGTTCAACTACCTGCTCAAGCCGCTCGACCTGGCGCAGCTGCGGGCGGTCGTGGACAACGCCGCGCGGAGCCAGCACCTGCGGCGGGCGAACGCCGAGCTGCGCCGGCGGCTCGACGAGCGGTTCGGCTTCGAGGGGGTGGTCGGCAACAGCGAGCCGATGCGGCGTGTGATCGAGCGCTTGGCCCGCATCGCGCCGACCGACGCCACGGTGCTGATCCAGGGCGACACCGGCTGCGGCAAGGAGCTCGTGGCCCAGGCGATCCACCAGAACAGCCCCAGAAAATCGCGGCCCTTCGTCGCGCTCAACTGCGGCGCGCTGAGCGAGAACATCCTCGAGAGCGAGCTCTTCGGCCACGTCAAAGGGGCGTTCACGGACGCCTCGCACGACCGCGTGGGCAAGTTCGAGTACGCCGACGGCGGCACGCTGCTGCTGGACGAGGTGGGCGACATGCCGTTGCCGACGCAGATCAAGCTGCTGCGGGTCCTCGAGTCGGGCGAGATCACCCGCGTCGGGTCGAACGAGCCCAAGAAAGTCGATGTGCGGATCTTGTCGGCCACCAACCGCGACCTGGAGGCCTCGATCGCCGAGGGGACATTCCGCGAGGACCTTTACCACCGGCTCAAAGTGGTGACCGTACGGCTGCCGCGTCTGGCCGAGCGCCGCGAGGACCTGCCGCTGTTGCTCGATCACTTCCTCAAGACCCAGTCCAAGCACCACCACAAGGAGATCGGCTCGGTCTCGACCGCCGCCCGCCGGCGGCTGATGGCTTACGACTGGCCGGGCAACGTGCGGGAGCTGAAGAACGCGGTCGAGAGCATGGTGGTCGTCGACCTCGACGGCGTGCTCGACCTCGACGACCTGCCGGAGCAGTTTTACACGCCCGGCGAAGCGGGCGAGGCGACGGAGAGCGGCGCGGGGGTCGGCGGCGGCGACGCGTTGGCCGACCTGGTCGGCAAGCCGATCTCGGCGATCGAGGGCCTGTTCATCGGCGAGACGCTCAAAGTCACCGGCGGCAACCGCGAGGAGGCGGCCAAGATGCTCGGCATTGGCGAGCGGACTCTCTACCGCAAGATCAAAGAGTACGGGCTGAACTGA
- a CDS encoding RNA polymerase sigma factor — translation MALKRSDFKDLVEGHAPALYRLAYRLMGDSHDAEEMVQETLRSAWTSRDRFDSDRGERAWLASILRRRVVDRWRRIGRRPPTQPGDHVFDVAIDGDDPLANDYSDEMQRALAQLPEEMREALLLVVVGELTHQEAADVMGAPLGTILSRVSRARQRLRQYFTVESTPT, via the coding sequence GTGGCGCTCAAGCGAAGCGATTTTAAAGACCTTGTTGAAGGCCATGCCCCGGCGCTCTATCGGCTTGCCTATCGGTTGATGGGCGATTCGCACGACGCCGAGGAGATGGTGCAGGAGACGCTGCGCAGCGCCTGGACGAGCCGCGATCGGTTCGACAGCGACCGCGGCGAGCGGGCCTGGCTCGCATCGATCCTGCGTCGCCGGGTGGTCGACCGTTGGCGCCGCATCGGCCGCCGGCCGCCGACCCAGCCGGGCGATCACGTGTTCGACGTGGCGATCGACGGCGACGACCCGCTGGCCAACGACTACAGCGACGAGATGCAGCGGGCCCTGGCGCAGCTGCCCGAGGAGATGCGCGAAGCGCTGCTGCTGGTGGTGGTCGGCGAGCTGACCCACCAGGAGGCGGCCGACGTGATGGGCGCCCCGCTGGGCACCATCCTGTCGCGCGTCAGCCGCGCCCGACAGCGGCTGAGGCAATATTTTACGGTGGAGTCCACTCCGACCTGA
- the mutL gene encoding DNA mismatch repair endonuclease MutL encodes MPVIRPLPTAVVNQIAAGEVVERPASVVKELMENAVDAGATRVDVAIERGGADLVRVSDNGRGVAPDELLLAVTNHATSKIASADELFRVGTLGFRGEALASISAISRFLLRSRQEGAAEGAELAVLGGSVGEVAPAGCPVGTTIEVRDLFFNTPVRQKFLKTPQTEIGHVTETFTRVALAAPSVHFTLSHNGRTLHDLPPCGGQGRQDELTGWRERIAALFGDDLAAGLIEVASDEPLEEQQDSGPAGSVRLSGFVAHPSHSRANNRLQYLLLNGRAIRDRALQHALGEAYRGLMITGRSPICFLRLEMPPHLVDVNVHPTKLEVRFVDSGRLYSQLLGTLRSKFLASDLRSLGQQGAEPRDGDEAAEAAAGEGDLVGWAKSRLSQRRFDGPHGDAPASAGRSGGAAPFKAFPADRTPVGEPLALRRFTPDPDRTGAAMGVAATDPRSEQAAEYATEYTTPSEPLAVAGKAMQLHNRYLVVETESGMEVIDQHALHERVLYEQIRPRALAGGLEKQKLLVPEPVDLTAEEAAAVLENRELLGRLGIDVSPFGGETVLVESCPAMLRRLRPEETLRGLVEKLLASGEAPDGVTERDIVDELLHSMSCKAAVKYGDPLTDEEIAALLAARPGTENHHHCPHGRATSLEFSCDELDRRFDRV; translated from the coding sequence ATGCCCGTGATCCGTCCCCTGCCGACCGCCGTCGTCAACCAGATCGCCGCCGGCGAGGTGGTCGAGCGTCCGGCGTCGGTGGTGAAGGAGCTGATGGAGAACGCCGTGGACGCCGGGGCCACGCGCGTCGACGTGGCGATCGAGCGTGGCGGGGCCGACCTCGTGCGGGTCAGCGACAACGGCCGCGGCGTGGCGCCCGACGAATTGCTCTTGGCCGTCACCAACCACGCCACCAGCAAGATCGCCTCGGCCGACGAGTTGTTCCGCGTCGGCACGCTCGGTTTCCGCGGCGAGGCGCTCGCTTCGATCTCGGCGATCAGCCGCTTCCTGCTGCGCAGCCGCCAGGAGGGCGCCGCCGAGGGCGCCGAGCTGGCGGTGCTCGGCGGCTCGGTCGGCGAGGTCGCCCCGGCCGGCTGCCCGGTGGGGACCACCATCGAGGTGCGCGATCTGTTCTTCAACACGCCCGTGCGGCAGAAGTTCCTGAAGACGCCCCAGACCGAGATCGGCCACGTCACCGAAACGTTCACCCGGGTCGCCCTGGCGGCGCCGTCGGTCCACTTCACGTTGTCGCACAACGGACGCACGCTGCACGATTTGCCGCCCTGCGGCGGGCAAGGTCGCCAGGACGAGCTGACGGGCTGGCGCGAGAGGATCGCCGCTCTGTTCGGCGACGACTTGGCCGCCGGCCTGATCGAGGTGGCCAGCGACGAGCCGCTCGAGGAGCAGCAAGACAGCGGCCCGGCCGGCTCGGTGCGGCTCAGCGGCTTTGTCGCCCACCCGTCGCACAGCCGGGCGAACAACCGCTTGCAGTACTTGCTGCTCAACGGCCGGGCGATCCGCGACCGGGCGCTGCAGCACGCCCTGGGCGAGGCGTACCGCGGGCTGATGATCACCGGACGGTCGCCGATCTGCTTCCTGCGGCTCGAGATGCCGCCGCACCTGGTCGATGTGAACGTCCACCCGACGAAGCTCGAGGTGCGGTTCGTCGATTCGGGCCGGCTCTACAGCCAGCTGCTCGGCACGCTGCGCAGCAAGTTTCTGGCGAGCGACCTGCGTTCGCTTGGCCAGCAAGGCGCCGAGCCGCGCGACGGCGACGAGGCGGCCGAGGCGGCCGCCGGCGAGGGCGACCTGGTCGGCTGGGCCAAGAGCCGGCTGTCGCAGCGACGTTTTGACGGGCCGCACGGCGACGCTCCTGCCTCCGCTGGCCGCTCGGGCGGCGCGGCGCCGTTCAAGGCGTTCCCCGCCGACCGCACGCCGGTGGGCGAGCCGCTCGCCCTCAGGCGGTTCACGCCCGATCCCGACCGCACGGGCGCCGCCATGGGCGTCGCCGCCACTGATCCACGGTCGGAGCAGGCCGCCGAGTACGCCACTGAGTACACAACGCCGTCCGAGCCTCTCGCAGTCGCCGGCAAGGCGATGCAGCTGCACAATCGCTACCTGGTGGTCGAGACCGAGAGCGGCATGGAGGTGATCGACCAGCACGCGCTGCACGAGCGGGTGCTCTACGAGCAGATCCGACCGCGGGCGCTGGCCGGCGGGCTCGAGAAGCAGAAGTTGCTGGTCCCCGAGCCGGTCGACCTCACCGCCGAAGAGGCGGCCGCCGTGCTCGAGAACCGCGAGCTGCTCGGGCGGCTCGGCATCGACGTCTCGCCGTTCGGCGGCGAGACGGTCCTCGTCGAGAGCTGCCCGGCGATGCTCAGGCGGTTGCGTCCCGAGGAGACGCTGCGCGGCTTGGTCGAGAAACTGCTCGCCTCGGGCGAGGCGCCCGACGGCGTGACGGAACGCGACATCGTCGACGAGCTCTTGCACTCGATGAGCTGCAAGGCGGCCGTGAAGTACGGCGACCCCCTCACCGACGAGGAGATCGCCGCGCTGCTGGCCGCCCGGCCGGGGACCGAGAACCACCACCACTGCCCCCACGGCCGGGCGACCTCGCTCGAGTTTAGCTGCGACGAGCTCGACCGCCGGTTCGATCGGGTTTGA
- a CDS encoding MotA/TolQ/ExbB proton channel family protein, whose product MPLSRGPGAEAPSRSRPLLATPIALLAAAVVFAALLAAAPEALAQPGADAVAAEATAAATEPPRTSYLSWAFKSLGIGYSLVFLALSFTLVSLLVMNALKASRGNLAPPDLVEAFESHLDAKRYTEAYELANTDESFLGKVLAAGLGKLSGGGDYNQAIEAMQEVGEQENMRLEHRLGYMALIGSISPMIGLLGTVQGMIGSFNVIATSPTTPKPSALAEGISTALFTTLVGLAIAIPAIAIYNVLRNRIAQLVLEIGITSEGLMSRFQKVGK is encoded by the coding sequence ATGCCACTCTCCCGCGGCCCCGGCGCCGAAGCGCCCTCACGCTCGCGCCCGTTGCTCGCTACGCCGATCGCCCTGCTAGCCGCCGCGGTGGTGTTTGCCGCGCTGCTCGCCGCGGCGCCGGAAGCGCTCGCCCAGCCCGGCGCCGACGCCGTGGCCGCCGAAGCGACGGCCGCCGCGACCGAGCCGCCGCGCACGAGCTACCTTTCTTGGGCGTTCAAGTCGCTGGGCATCGGTTACAGCCTGGTCTTCTTGGCCCTCTCGTTCACGCTCGTCTCGCTGCTCGTGATGAACGCGCTCAAGGCGAGCCGCGGCAACCTGGCGCCGCCCGACCTGGTCGAGGCGTTCGAGTCGCACCTCGACGCCAAGCGCTACACCGAGGCGTACGAGCTGGCCAACACCGACGAGTCGTTCCTCGGCAAGGTCTTGGCCGCCGGGCTCGGCAAGCTCTCGGGCGGCGGCGACTACAACCAGGCGATCGAGGCGATGCAGGAGGTCGGCGAGCAGGAGAACATGCGGCTCGAGCACCGCTTGGGCTACATGGCGCTGATCGGCTCGATCAGCCCGATGATCGGCCTGCTGGGAACGGTGCAGGGCATGATCGGATCGTTCAACGTGATCGCCACGTCGCCCACCACCCCCAAGCCGAGCGCACTGGCCGAGGGCATCTCGACCGCGCTGTTCACCACGCTCGTGGGGCTGGCGATCGCGATCCCGGCGATCGCGATCTACAACGTGCTGCGCAACCGCATCGCCCAACTGGTGCTGGAGATCGGGATCACGAGCGAGGGGCTCATGAGCCGTTTCCAGAAGGTGGGGAAGTAA
- a CDS encoding ExbD/TolR family protein yields the protein MKIRHSDHRDKIELQMTPMIDIVFQLLIFFIMTFKIVLPEGDFNVRMPLAASESPAPPSETPTLRLEMTADGEGKLVELRLGDLVFTGEDRFAKLHAHVRSLVGDAGGPGVATDQEVDIDADYGLRYDYVMRAITALTGYIENGQRHQLIERVRLTPPDEA from the coding sequence ATGAAGATCCGCCACAGCGATCATCGCGACAAGATCGAGCTGCAGATGACGCCGATGATCGACATCGTGTTTCAACTGCTGATCTTCTTCATCATGACGTTCAAGATCGTGCTGCCCGAGGGCGACTTCAACGTGCGGATGCCGCTCGCCGCTTCCGAGTCGCCGGCCCCGCCGAGCGAAACCCCCACGCTGCGGCTGGAGATGACGGCCGACGGCGAAGGCAAGCTCGTCGAGTTGCGTCTCGGCGACTTGGTGTTCACCGGCGAGGACCGCTTCGCCAAGCTCCACGCCCACGTCCGCTCGCTGGTGGGCGACGCCGGCGGCCCCGGCGTGGCGACCGACCAGGAGGTCGACATCGACGCCGACTACGGCTTGCGCTACGACTACGTGATGCGGGCCATCACGGCGCTCACCGGCTACATCGAGAACGGCCAGCGGCACCAGCTGATCGAACGCGTGCGGCTCACGCCACCCGACGAGGCGTGA
- a CDS encoding shikimate kinase: MPDSPPRFFLTGYRGVGKTSVARVAAELLGWSWVDADVEVERVAGRSIAEIFAADGEPGFRDAEAAVVAELCGRERCVVALGGGALLRPATSELVRTAGPVVWLTATAETIHHRLGADPTTATRRPKLTDRGGLAEIEQLLAEREPHYRECATLTLAADELSPAELAERIVAELGLGG; the protein is encoded by the coding sequence ATGCCCGATTCCCCACCGCGTTTCTTCCTGACCGGCTACCGCGGCGTCGGCAAGACGTCGGTCGCCCGCGTCGCGGCCGAGCTCCTCGGCTGGTCTTGGGTCGACGCGGACGTGGAGGTCGAACGCGTGGCGGGTCGGTCGATCGCCGAGATCTTCGCCGCCGACGGCGAGCCGGGGTTCCGCGACGCCGAGGCCGCGGTTGTCGCCGAGCTCTGCGGCCGCGAGCGCTGCGTGGTCGCTTTGGGGGGCGGGGCGCTCCTTCGGCCGGCGACCAGTGAGCTGGTCCGCACGGCGGGGCCCGTGGTCTGGCTCACCGCCACGGCGGAGACGATCCACCACCGCCTGGGCGCCGACCCGACGACCGCCACGCGGCGGCCGAAGCTGACCGACCGTGGCGGCTTGGCCGAGATCGAGCAGCTGCTCGCCGAGCGCGAGCCGCACTACCGCGAGTGTGCTACGCTTACGCTCGCGGCGGACGAGCTGAGCCCCGCCGAGCTGGCCGAGAGGATCGTGGCCGAGCTGGGGCTTGGCGGCTAA
- a CDS encoding ExbD/TolR family protein, with translation MRFNRKTYAGVVEGDMTPMIDMTFQLIAFFMVLINFSDTEQDQRVNLPSSELAKPPETAYVEPITIQMTADETILFGSRELGSGEAGIEELAVDLKREARLLRAYGKVGLAEVTVVIRADHNARTGRVQEIIQACQEADFETFALRGRQSDVTTLYE, from the coding sequence ATGCGATTCAACCGCAAAACCTACGCCGGCGTCGTCGAGGGGGACATGACCCCGATGATCGACATGACGTTCCAGCTGATCGCGTTCTTCATGGTGCTGATCAACTTCTCCGACACGGAGCAGGACCAACGCGTGAACCTCCCCTCCAGCGAGTTGGCCAAGCCGCCCGAGACCGCCTACGTCGAGCCGATCACGATCCAGATGACCGCCGACGAGACGATCTTGTTCGGCAGCCGCGAGTTGGGCTCCGGCGAGGCGGGCATCGAGGAGCTGGCGGTCGACCTGAAACGCGAGGCGCGGCTGCTGCGAGCCTACGGCAAGGTGGGGCTGGCGGAGGTCACCGTGGTGATCCGCGCCGACCACAACGCCCGCACGGGACGGGTGCAGGAGATCATCCAGGCGTGCCAAGAGGCCGACTTCGAGACCTTCGCGTTGCGTGGTCGCCAGAGCGACGTGACGACGCTGTACGAGTGA